The region GGTACTGCATATGGTATCGATAGCCTGAAGGGAAACAAAACTTTCAAAACGCTTCACCTCACTGCAGGCTTCTTCAGGTGAGAGGCCATAGTTTTTGAGCATAAGGCTCAATATCCTGTGTCTGCGAATCAGAAAAGCAGCATATTCTTTCCCTTTCTCTGTAAGTCTTACTCCACGATAAGGTACATGATTGACGTATCCCTCCTCTGCAAGTTCATTGATTGTTTTGGTTGTTGTAGAAGGGTCTACCTGAAGGTGGGCTGAAAGTTCATTGGTGCGTACATTTTCTTTTTTCTTATGAATATATTTGAGATATTCTATTTTACGTGGAGAAAGCTCAAGCCCTGTAATCTTTTCCATGGTGGGAGTTTAATTAAAAATATATTTAAGTCTTATGAGGTTTTGCTCAGAAGACAGGTTTAACATCTGCATATATCCATACAACAAGCCCGATAATTCCCACAATAGATAATATCATCAATGTCATACGGGCTCTTTTTTCAAGTTCCAATGCACCTGCAATCCGAATGTATGTGATTTTGTTGAG is a window of Methanohalophilus mahii DSM 5219 DNA encoding:
- a CDS encoding metal-dependent transcriptional regulator translates to MEKITGLELSPRKIEYLKYIHKKKENVRTNELSAHLQVDPSTTTKTINELAEEGYVNHVPYRGVRLTEKGKEYAAFLIRRHRILSLMLKNYGLSPEEACSEVKRFESFVSLQAIDTICSTMGHPTMGVCGKIEHPHCDV